The Geomonas ferrireducens genome includes a window with the following:
- the acnA gene encoding aconitate hydratase AcnA, translating to MGNNSYNTLSTLNVDGKTYRYHSLKAFSANSGIDISKLPYSMKILLENLLRREDGVVVKKEDIEAVARWDAKAEPDKELQFMPARILLQDFTGVPAVADLAAMRSALDRLGGRPADINPMQRADLVIDHSVQVDQYGSQLALQANSVLEFERNHERYQFLRWGQSAFRNFSVVPPATGICHQVNLEYLAQVALVNTVDGEDWVLPDTLVGTDSHTTMINGLGVVGWGVGGIEAEAAMLGQPCSMLIPQVVGFRLTGSLSPGATATDLVLTITQMLRKKGVVGKFVEFYGPGAASLNIADRATIGNMAPEYGATIGVFPVDEQTTAYLQLSGRGKFVPRVEAYFREQELWRSSDRPEPVFSDTLELDLADVEPSLAGPSRPMDRVRLKEVRGSFRKQLVTLKQQDAAHVDKETLNRWLGEGGSPVTVAPELMAEHPDKALGNLGQCVPVRQPDGTSYNLCHGSIVIAAITSCTNTSNPSVMIGAGVLARNAVRRGLQVRPWVKTSLAPGSKVVTDYLAAAGLTPYLDALRFHLVGYGCTTCIGNSGPLADHISRAVVEGDLAVAAVLSGNRNFEGRINAHVRANYLASPPLVVAYALAGNINIDLTRDPLGTDPNGMPVYLKDIWPDDKEVAQLVQSCVHAESFATNYADVFHGDDQWRGLSVPSGELYQWQQDSTYIKEPPFFLDLPAQPESIADIKGARCLALLGDSITTDHISPAGSIGKATPAGRYLMSLGIEPKDFNSYGARRGNHEVMVRGTFANTRIRNALVAGVEGGVTKHFAAGDATGTQTSIFEASEKYQAEGVPLVVIAGKEYGTGSSRDWAAKGTKLLGIRAVIAESFERIHRSNLVGMGILPLQFRPGENYKSIGLDGTETFEITGLDALVPGQEVEVAFSRIDGNTGSFKVLARIDTSNELDYYHHGGILPYVLRQFLKA from the coding sequence ATGGGCAACAACAGCTACAACACCCTCTCCACGCTCAACGTGGACGGCAAGACCTACCGGTATCACTCGCTGAAGGCTTTCTCGGCTAACTCCGGTATCGACATCTCGAAACTTCCCTACTCCATGAAGATCCTCCTGGAGAACCTGCTGCGCCGCGAAGACGGAGTGGTGGTGAAAAAGGAGGATATCGAGGCGGTCGCCCGCTGGGACGCGAAGGCGGAGCCGGACAAGGAGCTGCAGTTTATGCCGGCCCGCATCCTGTTGCAGGATTTCACCGGTGTCCCTGCCGTCGCCGATCTTGCCGCGATGCGCTCGGCGCTCGACCGGCTCGGCGGACGCCCCGCCGACATCAATCCGATGCAGCGCGCCGATCTAGTCATCGACCACTCGGTCCAGGTGGACCAGTACGGCAGCCAGCTCGCCCTCCAGGCCAACTCGGTCCTCGAATTCGAAAGAAACCACGAGCGTTACCAGTTCCTGCGCTGGGGGCAGTCCGCCTTTAGAAACTTCAGCGTGGTCCCCCCCGCAACCGGCATCTGCCACCAGGTCAACCTCGAGTACCTGGCACAGGTAGCCCTGGTGAACACGGTCGACGGCGAGGATTGGGTGCTTCCGGACACCCTGGTAGGGACGGACTCCCACACCACCATGATCAACGGTCTCGGCGTGGTCGGCTGGGGCGTGGGGGGGATCGAAGCCGAGGCGGCCATGCTGGGACAGCCATGTTCCATGCTGATCCCGCAGGTGGTCGGCTTCCGCCTGACCGGCTCTCTTAGTCCCGGTGCCACGGCGACCGACCTGGTGCTTACCATCACCCAGATGCTCAGGAAGAAAGGGGTGGTCGGCAAGTTCGTCGAATTTTACGGCCCGGGCGCCGCTTCGCTCAATATCGCCGACCGCGCCACTATCGGCAACATGGCACCCGAATACGGCGCCACCATCGGCGTTTTCCCGGTGGATGAGCAGACCACGGCGTACCTGCAGCTTTCCGGCAGGGGAAAGTTTGTCCCGCGGGTCGAGGCGTATTTCCGCGAGCAGGAGTTGTGGCGTTCCTCAGACCGCCCGGAGCCTGTCTTCAGCGACACCCTCGAGCTCGACCTTGCCGACGTGGAACCATCCCTTGCCGGGCCGAGTCGTCCGATGGACCGCGTCCGCCTCAAGGAGGTGCGCGGCTCGTTCCGCAAACAGCTCGTCACTCTCAAGCAGCAGGACGCCGCACACGTCGACAAGGAGACCCTGAACCGCTGGTTGGGTGAAGGGGGCTCACCGGTCACCGTCGCACCCGAGCTCATGGCGGAGCACCCCGACAAGGCGCTTGGCAACCTCGGGCAATGCGTCCCGGTACGCCAGCCGGACGGAACGAGCTACAACCTCTGCCACGGCTCCATCGTGATCGCGGCCATCACAAGCTGCACCAACACCTCGAACCCGTCGGTAATGATCGGCGCAGGTGTCCTCGCAAGGAACGCGGTGCGACGCGGTCTCCAGGTGCGCCCCTGGGTGAAGACGAGCCTCGCCCCCGGCTCCAAGGTGGTCACCGATTACTTGGCTGCGGCGGGACTCACCCCGTACCTGGATGCCCTGCGCTTCCATCTGGTGGGCTACGGTTGCACCACCTGCATCGGCAACAGCGGACCGCTGGCGGACCACATTTCGCGCGCCGTGGTGGAGGGTGACCTCGCCGTTGCCGCGGTGCTTTCCGGCAACCGCAACTTCGAGGGGCGCATCAACGCGCACGTAAGGGCCAACTACCTCGCCTCGCCGCCACTGGTGGTCGCCTACGCACTGGCGGGCAACATCAACATCGACCTGACCCGCGACCCCCTCGGCACTGATCCCAACGGCATGCCGGTCTACCTGAAGGACATCTGGCCGGACGACAAGGAAGTCGCCCAACTCGTTCAGAGCTGCGTGCACGCCGAGTCCTTCGCCACCAACTACGCGGACGTCTTCCATGGCGACGACCAGTGGCGCGGGCTCTCCGTCCCAAGCGGCGAGTTGTACCAGTGGCAACAGGACTCCACCTACATCAAGGAGCCGCCGTTCTTCCTCGACCTGCCGGCGCAACCGGAGTCGATCGCAGACATCAAGGGTGCCCGCTGCCTGGCACTGCTTGGCGATTCCATCACAACCGACCACATCTCACCGGCGGGCTCGATCGGCAAGGCCACTCCGGCGGGACGCTACCTCATGTCGCTCGGCATCGAGCCGAAGGATTTCAACTCCTACGGGGCGCGTCGCGGCAACCACGAAGTGATGGTGCGAGGCACCTTCGCCAACACGAGGATCAGGAACGCGCTGGTGGCCGGTGTTGAAGGTGGCGTCACCAAGCATTTCGCAGCAGGCGACGCCACCGGGACGCAGACATCGATCTTCGAGGCGTCCGAGAAGTACCAGGCCGAAGGGGTTCCGCTGGTCGTCATCGCAGGCAAAGAGTACGGCACCGGCTCCTCGCGCGACTGGGCGGCTAAAGGGACCAAGCTCCTCGGTATCCGCGCGGTCATCGCGGAGAGTTTCGAGAGGATCCATCGCTCGAACCTCGTAGGCATGGGGATTCTGCCGCTGCAGTTCCGACCGGGCGAGAACTACAAGAGCATAGGGCTGGACGGGACCGAGACCTTCGAGATCACCGGCCTAGACGCGCTAGTTCCGGGGCAGGAGGTGGAAGTCGCCTTCTCCAGGATCGACGGGAATACGGGGTCCTTCAAGGTCCTCGCCCGCATCGACACTTCCAACGAGCTCGACTATTACCACCACGGCGGCATCCTGCCGTACGTACTGAGGCAGTTCCTCAAGGCATAA
- a CDS encoding FAD-dependent oxidoreductase, with translation MKTVIIGGIAAGLSAASQIKRQDPDAEVVVLEKSGDVSYAACGMPYNLYFKEKPVEKLYAMPLDTIRKERGVDYRLHQEVTRIDASGKSVEVTDLTSGKSYRESYDFLVYATGNKAIRLDYPGFDSEDIFYFRTLEDTRRAKSFLYGKPPAKVLLIGAGYTNLEVADVLTNMKLKPVIVEKAAMILPSFCEEVRAKVMEKAAEKGIELLTGVDIEEKAGRIVRTSAGTFEADMVVVAAGARPNTALFAAAGGELGVAGAVKVDRFLRTNLDGVFSGGDCAEHYVRQLGRNSYFPLGPAANKQGRVIGQNICNPEKMTEFWGVDQTAVFKFFEYTVATTGLSELQMQTLGKNVVKVTVDAPTRGEFPGGGTVRIVLFCEKGSGLVLGCQMVGEDVVAKRLDVLATAIYKGMTVFEVAELDLSYSPPYAPVWDPILVAANVAVKKV, from the coding sequence ATGAAGACTGTCATCATAGGCGGCATTGCCGCCGGGTTGTCCGCGGCGAGCCAGATAAAGAGGCAGGATCCGGATGCCGAGGTCGTCGTGCTGGAGAAAAGCGGCGACGTCTCCTACGCCGCCTGCGGCATGCCCTACAACCTCTACTTCAAGGAAAAGCCGGTGGAAAAGCTGTACGCGATGCCACTCGACACGATCCGGAAGGAGAGGGGGGTGGACTACCGACTGCACCAGGAGGTCACCAGGATCGATGCGTCAGGAAAGAGCGTCGAGGTGACCGATCTGACGAGCGGTAAAAGCTACCGAGAGAGTTACGATTTTCTGGTATATGCCACTGGAAACAAGGCCATCCGCCTCGATTATCCCGGCTTTGACAGCGAAGACATCTTCTATTTCAGAACCCTCGAAGACACCCGTCGGGCAAAGTCTTTCCTCTACGGTAAACCTCCCGCCAAGGTGCTGCTCATCGGCGCCGGTTACACCAATCTCGAAGTGGCCGATGTCCTCACCAACATGAAACTGAAGCCGGTGATCGTCGAGAAAGCTGCCATGATCCTTCCCTCCTTTTGCGAGGAAGTGCGCGCCAAGGTGATGGAAAAGGCGGCCGAGAAGGGGATCGAGCTCCTGACCGGGGTGGACATCGAGGAGAAGGCCGGACGAATAGTCCGCACCTCGGCCGGCACTTTTGAGGCGGACATGGTCGTAGTCGCGGCAGGTGCGCGTCCGAACACCGCTCTCTTCGCGGCGGCAGGAGGCGAGCTCGGCGTCGCCGGTGCCGTGAAGGTCGACCGTTTCCTGCGCACAAACCTGGACGGTGTCTTCTCCGGCGGCGACTGCGCTGAGCATTACGTGCGGCAGCTCGGGCGGAACTCCTACTTCCCCCTTGGTCCTGCTGCCAACAAGCAGGGGCGCGTGATCGGCCAGAACATCTGCAACCCGGAAAAGATGACCGAGTTCTGGGGCGTCGACCAGACCGCCGTCTTCAAGTTCTTCGAATACACCGTCGCCACCACCGGCCTTTCCGAATTGCAGATGCAGACGCTTGGAAAGAACGTCGTCAAGGTCACGGTAGACGCCCCCACACGCGGTGAGTTCCCCGGCGGCGGCACCGTGCGTATCGTCCTTTTCTGCGAGAAGGGAAGCGGCCTCGTGCTCGGGTGCCAGATGGTGGGCGAGGACGTGGTGGCCAAGCGGCTCGACGTCCTCGCGACTGCGATCTACAAGGGGATGACGGTTTTCGAAGTCGCCGAGCTCGACCTTAGTTACTCCCCTCCGTACGCACCGGTTTGGGATCCGATTCTCGTGGCGGCAAACGTCGCCGTAAAAAAAGTCTGA
- the rd gene encoding rubredoxin: protein MQKYRCTVCGYIYDPEVGDIDSGVAPGTAFEDIPEDWVCPVCGVDKSMFEPA from the coding sequence ATGCAAAAATATCGTTGCACAGTGTGTGGGTACATCTATGACCCGGAAGTAGGCGACATCGACAGTGGTGTAGCTCCGGGGACTGCCTTTGAAGACATTCCCGAGGACTGGGTCTGTCCTGTCTGCGGCGTAGATAAGAGCATGTTCGAGCCCGCCTAA
- a CDS encoding MFS transporter, which translates to MKAVPGKLDTSLLTSEQRPMLRFLVVLTAASTIGLQGYTILFNNFAAEMVHLNGSQVGITQSVREIPGLLTLLVVFVLLLVREHKLAALSVALLGLGTGITALIPSYGWVIFTTVVMSFGFHYYETTNQSLTLQYFSTAVSPLIFGRLRALAAVSSVIAGIIVFCLSGVVQYRGMYLAIGAIVFVAGIWGLFQNPTHAGIIPQRKKMIFRRRYSLFYILTLLSGARRQIFVVFSILLLVQVFHFTVREMTVLFIVNNVVAYILNSQIGKAINHFGERSISSIEYSGVIVIFLVYAFTSSKNLVMFMYILDNILYNFDVAIRTYFQKVADPADIASSMSVGFTINHIAAVFLPALGGYFWMMDYRIPFIAGSVLGVISLIAAQWMRVPDKAPEAALIENPN; encoded by the coding sequence ATGAAAGCTGTACCAGGCAAACTCGACACCTCTCTGCTGACTTCTGAGCAGCGCCCGATGCTGCGCTTTCTGGTGGTGCTTACCGCCGCTTCCACTATCGGGCTTCAGGGATACACCATCCTTTTCAACAACTTCGCCGCCGAGATGGTGCACCTGAACGGCAGCCAGGTCGGCATCACCCAGTCAGTCCGGGAGATCCCGGGCCTTCTAACGCTGCTCGTAGTGTTCGTGCTTTTGCTGGTCCGCGAACACAAACTAGCCGCGCTCTCCGTGGCCCTTTTGGGGCTCGGCACAGGGATCACCGCCCTCATCCCGTCCTACGGTTGGGTCATCTTCACAACAGTGGTGATGAGCTTCGGATTTCACTATTACGAGACCACGAACCAGTCCCTCACGCTGCAGTACTTCTCGACCGCCGTCTCTCCGCTCATTTTCGGCCGATTGCGGGCTCTCGCCGCGGTTTCCAGCGTCATTGCCGGCATCATCGTTTTCTGTCTTAGTGGGGTTGTTCAGTACCGGGGGATGTACCTGGCCATCGGCGCTATCGTGTTTGTCGCCGGCATCTGGGGACTTTTCCAGAACCCGACCCACGCGGGGATCATACCGCAGCGCAAAAAGATGATCTTCAGACGAAGATACTCGCTCTTCTACATCCTGACCCTGCTCTCCGGCGCGCGCAGGCAGATCTTCGTGGTGTTCTCCATCCTACTGCTCGTCCAGGTCTTTCACTTCACAGTGCGGGAGATGACCGTCCTTTTCATCGTCAATAACGTGGTCGCCTATATCCTCAACTCCCAGATCGGCAAGGCGATCAACCATTTCGGCGAACGCTCCATCTCCTCCATCGAGTACAGCGGCGTCATCGTCATCTTCCTCGTCTATGCCTTCACCTCGTCGAAAAATCTCGTCATGTTCATGTACATACTGGACAACATCCTCTACAATTTCGACGTCGCCATCAGAACCTACTTCCAGAAGGTGGCCGATCCGGCCGATATAGCGTCATCCATGTCAGTCGGATTCACCATCAATCACATAGCAGCCGTTTTCCTGCCCGCCCTGGGCGGATACTTCTGGATGATGGACTACCGCATCCCTTTCATAGCCGGCAGCGTACTAGGTGTCATTTCGCTCATCGCGGCACAGTGGATGCGGGTTCCTGACAAAGCGCCTGAAGCTGCACTCATTGAGAATCCAAACTGA
- a CDS encoding VOC family protein: MFKRIDHIEIIPTDFERSIAFYTEILGFSVKQRMTVTAAPLEEIAYLALGDTVLELMRVKDPTITAAEPWGTGYRMMALEVEDMDAALAYLAGKGITPSWGPVTLGPSKRAEIHDCDGFHIELRQS, from the coding sequence ATGTTTAAACGAATCGATCACATAGAGATAATCCCCACCGACTTCGAACGGTCAATCGCCTTTTACACAGAAATTCTAGGGTTTTCTGTTAAACAAAGGATGACCGTGACAGCTGCTCCGCTTGAGGAAATCGCGTACCTGGCGTTGGGCGATACGGTGCTGGAGCTGATGCGGGTTAAGGACCCGACGATAACCGCGGCAGAGCCGTGGGGAACCGGTTACCGGATGATGGCGCTGGAGGTGGAAGACATGGACGCCGCCCTCGCCTATCTTGCCGGCAAAGGCATTACCCCAAGTTGGGGACCCGTGACACTTGGGCCGTCCAAACGCGCTGAAATCCATGACTGCGACGGCTTTCACATCGAACTGAGACAGTCGTAG
- a CDS encoding pyridoxamine 5'-phosphate oxidase family protein has translation MMIPDKMKEVMAHEGVVAIVTQGIEGPHMVNTWNSYLRISDDGKLLVPVGYMHLTENNLAQNPRVLMTLGTREVEGTHGPGTGFLVEGQGTVVDSGATFDSTKAQFPWARAVLEIKVTSAKQTL, from the coding sequence ATGATGATTCCCGACAAGATGAAAGAAGTGATGGCGCACGAAGGCGTGGTGGCGATTGTGACACAGGGGATCGAAGGGCCCCACATGGTCAACACCTGGAACAGCTACCTAAGGATAAGCGATGACGGCAAGCTTCTCGTGCCGGTGGGTTACATGCATCTCACGGAAAACAACCTGGCGCAGAACCCGCGAGTCCTCATGACGCTGGGAACCCGTGAAGTTGAGGGAACGCACGGTCCGGGCACCGGTTTTCTCGTTGAAGGACAAGGAACCGTGGTCGACAGCGGCGCAACCTTCGATTCGACGAAGGCACAGTTCCCCTGGGCGCGCGCCGTTCTCGAAATAAAAGTCACCTCGGCAAAGCAGACCCTATAA
- the nrfD gene encoding NrfD/PsrC family molybdoenzyme membrane anchor subunit produces MIHARKETTGREMEEEFAVLTGEAAGQRLRQAEPDAGGIVPLWHDVPSLPAQAGDYYGLALLKEPVWIWSVPAYFYMGGVAGGGAVLAAALHGKRPLRRLASWCRVLAFLGTTVGPALLTYDLGRMSRFLNMLRVFRPSSPMSVGSWSLAGTGMAATLALLQGDRPSAKPANLATALGGLMVAGYTGVLLGNSANPLWQDRRRLLPLLFISSAVASTAGVLEMMPLDRKEEGGVQRFGMAGKAGEAACMLAMEHVHQSTPEAATAMKKGKGGVLWQAAKVALVAGILVELVPGRSPAKRKISGALTTLGAVCLRFALLETGRTAAREPLAATRPQRRKMGG; encoded by the coding sequence ATGATCCATGCGCGAAAGGAAACGACGGGAAGGGAAATGGAGGAGGAATTCGCGGTACTGACCGGCGAGGCGGCCGGGCAGCGCTTGAGGCAGGCGGAACCGGATGCCGGCGGTATCGTGCCGCTCTGGCACGATGTGCCGTCGTTGCCGGCCCAGGCGGGTGACTATTACGGGCTGGCGCTTCTCAAGGAGCCGGTCTGGATCTGGTCCGTACCGGCGTATTTCTATATGGGGGGCGTGGCGGGCGGTGGTGCCGTTCTAGCAGCGGCGCTGCATGGAAAGAGGCCGCTACGCCGCTTGGCCTCCTGGTGCCGGGTCCTCGCCTTTCTCGGAACCACCGTTGGTCCCGCCCTTTTGACCTATGACCTCGGCAGGATGAGCCGTTTTCTGAACATGCTGCGCGTTTTTCGGCCGTCTTCGCCCATGAGCGTAGGTTCGTGGTCCCTTGCCGGGACCGGCATGGCGGCGACCCTGGCCCTCCTGCAGGGAGACCGTCCCTCTGCCAAGCCGGCTAACTTGGCGACCGCGCTTGGCGGGCTCATGGTTGCTGGGTACACCGGGGTCCTCCTAGGCAACAGCGCCAACCCTTTGTGGCAGGATCGAAGGCGCCTGTTGCCGCTTCTATTCATCTCTTCCGCCGTTGCGAGTACCGCGGGCGTTCTGGAGATGATGCCGCTCGACCGGAAGGAGGAGGGGGGGGTGCAGCGTTTCGGCATGGCAGGGAAGGCGGGAGAGGCCGCTTGCATGCTTGCCATGGAACACGTGCATCAATCGACACCGGAAGCGGCCACCGCCATGAAAAAAGGGAAGGGGGGCGTGTTGTGGCAAGCGGCGAAGGTGGCCCTGGTTGCGGGGATCCTGGTGGAACTGGTTCCTGGGCGCTCGCCAGCGAAAAGGAAGATCAGCGGAGCGCTTACCACGCTGGGGGCGGTTTGCCTTCGATTCGCGCTGCTGGAGACGGGTAGGACGGCGGCCCGTGAGCCGCTGGCGGCAACGAGGCCGCAGCGAAGAAAGATGGGTGGGTAA
- a CDS encoding 4Fe-4S dicluster domain-containing protein, whose amino-acid sequence MTTTITGFFTDTSVCIGCKACEVACKQWNQLPADGDFFSGRSYDNTIHLEATTWRHVAFVERGVSLSRQSTARPFSWLLMSDVCKHCERAGCLEACPTGAIVRTEFGSVYVQPDVCNGCGYCVVCCPFGVINRREDDGRAWKCTLCYDRQKDGMEPACAKTCPTDSITFGPLEELKEKAKKRLEELHRRGVTEAYLYGMNDEDQPGTEGLHAFFLLLDRPEAYNLPPAPSVPTKGVGGSWGMMALGLAGMVAAAVAASRAGGEKR is encoded by the coding sequence ATGACCACGACAATTACGGGATTCTTCACCGATACGAGCGTCTGCATCGGCTGCAAGGCATGTGAGGTTGCCTGCAAGCAGTGGAACCAGCTTCCTGCCGACGGTGATTTTTTCAGCGGCCGTTCCTACGACAACACCATTCATCTCGAAGCGACCACCTGGCGCCACGTCGCCTTTGTGGAACGTGGCGTTTCCCTTTCCAGGCAGAGCACGGCGCGACCATTTTCCTGGCTTCTCATGTCCGATGTCTGCAAGCACTGCGAACGCGCAGGGTGTCTCGAAGCCTGCCCGACCGGCGCCATCGTGCGCACCGAGTTCGGCAGCGTCTACGTCCAGCCCGACGTCTGCAACGGATGCGGATACTGCGTGGTCTGCTGCCCGTTCGGCGTCATCAACCGGCGCGAGGACGACGGCCGAGCCTGGAAATGCACGCTCTGCTACGACCGTCAAAAGGATGGGATGGAGCCCGCCTGCGCCAAGACCTGTCCGACCGATTCCATCACCTTCGGTCCCTTGGAGGAGTTGAAGGAAAAGGCGAAAAAACGGCTGGAGGAGCTGCACCGGCGGGGAGTAACCGAGGCCTACCTCTACGGGATGAATGATGAAGATCAGCCGGGAACTGAGGGGCTGCATGCCTTCTTTCTGCTGCTGGACCGCCCCGAGGCTTACAACCTTCCTCCGGCGCCCTCGGTCCCGACCAAAGGGGTAGGGGGCTCATGGGGGATGATGGCTCTTGGGCTCGCCGGGATGGTCGCGGCGGCGGTAGCCGCATCGCGGGCGGGAGGAGAAAAGAGATGA